Proteins from a genomic interval of Meiothermus sp.:
- a CDS encoding GNAT family N-acetyltransferase, translating to MNLRVDVFSGAEVAPFIPELARLRMAVFREWPYLYEGSLEYETHYLAKFMNLPESTLVVVRDGERVVGASTALPLAQAEAEFQEPFIKAGLNPQAWYYFGESVLEPAYRGRGLGVAFFHHREARALQLGYRQVAFCAVERPAHYPLKPSDYVPLDAFWQRRGFTKRPDLVCYFTWRDLDQPQETPKPLVFWVKHF from the coding sequence ATGAACCTGCGCGTGGATGTTTTCTCCGGTGCCGAGGTGGCCCCCTTCATCCCCGAGCTGGCCCGCCTGCGCATGGCGGTTTTTCGGGAGTGGCCCTATCTGTACGAGGGGAGCCTCGAGTACGAGACGCACTACCTAGCCAAGTTTATGAACCTCCCCGAGAGCACCCTGGTGGTGGTGCGGGACGGTGAGCGGGTGGTAGGGGCCTCCACCGCCCTGCCCCTCGCGCAGGCCGAGGCCGAGTTCCAGGAGCCCTTCATAAAGGCCGGGCTGAATCCCCAGGCCTGGTACTACTTCGGGGAATCGGTGCTGGAGCCGGCGTACCGGGGCCGGGGGCTGGGGGTGGCCTTTTTTCATCACCGGGAAGCACGGGCCCTGCAGCTCGGCTACCGCCAGGTCGCTTTTTGTGCGGTGGAGCGCCCCGCGCATTACCCCCTCAAGCCCTCCGATTACGTGCCGCTGGATGCCTTCTGGCAGCGGCGGGGGTTTACCAAGCGCCCCGACCTGGTGTGCTATTTCACCTGGCGCGACTTAGACCAGCCTCAGGAGACCCCCAAGCCCCTGGTCTTCTGGGTGAAGCACTTCTAA
- a CDS encoding RidA family protein: MSQQRVQTDQAPQAIGPYSQAIVAGGMVFCSGQIPLTPSGELVAGDVEAQTHQVMKNLGAVLEAAGSSYAKVVQTTCYLADMNDFPAFNKVYAEYVREPFPARATVQVARLPRDVKVEVACIALL; encoded by the coding sequence ATGAGTCAACAGCGCGTGCAAACCGATCAAGCCCCTCAGGCCATCGGCCCCTACAGCCAGGCCATCGTGGCCGGCGGGATGGTGTTTTGCTCGGGCCAGATTCCCCTTACCCCTTCCGGCGAGCTGGTCGCGGGGGATGTGGAGGCCCAGACCCATCAGGTCATGAAAAACCTGGGAGCGGTGCTCGAGGCCGCCGGAAGCTCGTATGCCAAGGTGGTGCAGACCACCTGCTACCTGGCCGATATGAACGACTTCCCGGCCTTCAACAAGGTCTACGCCGAGTACGTGCGCGAGCCCTTCCCGGCCCGGGCTACCGTGCAGGTGGCCCGCCTGCCCCGCGACGTGAAGGTGGAGGTGGCCTGCATCGCCCTGCTGTAG
- the meaB gene encoding methylmalonyl Co-A mutase-associated GTPase MeaB, whose protein sequence is MSLYERFLAQDVRALARAITLVESGYPEGQALLRQLRGRGQAKVVGLTGSPGAGKSTLTDRLIEEARRRGERVAVLAVDPSSPFTGGAILGDRIRMMRHHQDKQVYIRSLASRGALGGLAGATVASLALLEAFGFDRIFVETVGVGQSEVDIARVADTTVLILTPAAGDAVQAFKAGVMEIADVFVVNKFDLPGGERIVQELKTTLELAAPRPAGWKPPVLTAIAPKAEGIAELFEALEAHHQHLQQHNLLEADRLERARFEVESVIQEWGRRKTREGQALIARVARGELTPEEAAMQLLSGPLGVQV, encoded by the coding sequence ATGAGCCTCTACGAGCGCTTTCTGGCCCAGGACGTGCGGGCCCTGGCCCGGGCCATCACCCTGGTGGAGTCGGGCTATCCCGAAGGGCAGGCCCTGCTGCGGCAACTGCGCGGGCGCGGCCAGGCCAAAGTGGTGGGCCTGACCGGCAGCCCGGGAGCCGGCAAAAGCACCCTCACCGACCGGCTGATCGAGGAGGCCCGCAGGCGGGGCGAGCGGGTGGCGGTGCTGGCGGTGGATCCCAGCAGCCCCTTCACCGGCGGGGCCATCCTGGGCGACCGCATCCGCATGATGCGCCACCACCAGGACAAACAGGTCTACATCCGCTCGCTGGCCAGCCGGGGGGCTTTGGGCGGGCTGGCCGGGGCCACCGTGGCCAGCCTGGCCCTCCTGGAGGCCTTTGGCTTCGACCGCATCTTCGTGGAGACGGTGGGGGTGGGGCAGAGCGAGGTGGACATCGCCCGCGTGGCCGACACCACCGTGCTGATTCTGACCCCTGCCGCCGGCGACGCGGTGCAGGCCTTCAAGGCCGGGGTGATGGAGATTGCCGACGTGTTTGTGGTTAACAAGTTCGACCTGCCGGGCGGCGAGCGCATCGTGCAGGAGCTTAAAACCACCCTGGAGCTGGCCGCCCCCCGCCCGGCGGGCTGGAAGCCACCCGTGCTCACCGCCATCGCTCCCAAGGCCGAGGGCATTGCGGAGCTGTTCGAGGCCCTCGAGGCTCACCACCAGCACCTGCAACAACACAACCTGCTCGAGGCCGACCGGCTCGAGCGCGCCCGCTTCGAGGTGGAGAGCGTGATCCAGGAGTGGGGCCGCCGCAAAACCCGCGAAGGCCAGGCCCTCATCGCCCGGGTAGCCAGGGGCGAACTCACCCCCGAGGAGGCCGCCATGCAACTGCTGAGCGGGCCCCTGGGCGTTCAGGTCTAG
- a CDS encoding aminotransferase class I/II-fold pyridoxal phosphate-dependent enzyme, with protein MFRSSRTPTGGGVFLEMDRAKAEARAQGLEVVDLSIGASDLPPPPEALEALKQAIDDPSSYGYCLKSGTLPFLEAATDWYFRRYGVQLDPRREALSLIGSQEGLAHLLMAVADPGEVLLMCDVAYPSYFGAAKVAGLEVHLMPLGEHLLPDLWAVPEAVARRAKALLLNYPNNPTAALASEEFFAEALEFCRRYDLLLIHDNPYLDQALKPTPSPLALPGGRERVVELFSFSKSYHLAGFRLGFALGNAEAIASLEALKAPIDFNQYLGIQRMGMAALAVPQARLQADAQTWARRRAAMVEALAQQGWTVPLPEAGMYLWARLPSSLALDDLAFAKALVAQTGVALSPGRAFGPGGVGYVRFALVQPEAVLRRAAQQIGAFMRSVVTD; from the coding sequence ATGTTTCGCTCGAGCCGCACCCCCACCGGTGGAGGAGTTTTTCTGGAGATGGACAGGGCCAAGGCCGAGGCCCGCGCCCAGGGCCTCGAGGTGGTGGATCTCTCGATTGGAGCGTCCGACCTGCCCCCGCCCCCAGAGGCCCTGGAGGCCCTCAAACAGGCCATAGACGACCCCTCGAGCTACGGCTACTGCCTCAAGTCGGGCACCCTGCCCTTCCTCGAGGCCGCCACCGACTGGTACTTCCGGCGCTACGGGGTGCAGCTCGACCCCCGGCGCGAGGCCCTGAGCCTGATTGGCTCGCAGGAGGGACTGGCCCATCTGCTGATGGCCGTGGCCGACCCCGGCGAGGTTCTGCTGATGTGCGATGTGGCCTACCCCTCCTATTTTGGAGCGGCCAAGGTGGCGGGCCTCGAGGTTCACCTGATGCCGCTGGGCGAGCACCTGCTGCCCGACCTGTGGGCCGTACCGGAGGCGGTGGCCCGGCGGGCTAAGGCGCTGCTGCTCAACTACCCCAACAACCCCACCGCGGCCCTGGCCTCGGAGGAATTTTTTGCGGAGGCGCTCGAGTTCTGCCGCCGCTACGACCTGCTGCTCATCCACGACAACCCCTACCTCGACCAGGCCCTGAAACCCACCCCCTCGCCCCTGGCCCTGCCGGGAGGGCGGGAGCGGGTGGTGGAGCTTTTTAGCTTCTCCAAAAGCTACCACCTGGCCGGTTTCCGGCTGGGTTTTGCCCTGGGTAACGCCGAGGCCATCGCCAGCCTGGAAGCCCTCAAAGCCCCCATTGACTTCAACCAGTACCTGGGCATCCAGCGCATGGGCATGGCCGCGCTGGCCGTACCCCAGGCCCGCCTGCAGGCCGACGCCCAGACCTGGGCCCGCCGCCGGGCAGCCATGGTGGAGGCCCTGGCCCAGCAGGGCTGGACGGTGCCGCTCCCCGAGGCCGGGATGTACTTGTGGGCCCGGCTGCCCTCCAGCCTGGCCCTGGACGACCTGGCCTTTGCCAAAGCCCTGGTGGCCCAGACCGGCGTGGCCCTTTCGCCGGGACGGGCTTTTGGGCCAGGAGGGGTGGGGTATGTGCGCTTCGCTCTGGTGCAGCCCGAGGCGGTGCTGCGCCGGGCGGCCCAGCAGATCGGGGCCTTCATGCGCAGCGTGGTTACAGATTGA
- the cas2e gene encoding type I-E CRISPR-associated endoribonuclease Cas2e: MVVIVLEKVPKTLRGELSRWMLEVSTGVFVGSVSALVRDLLWEKCVAKKTAGRCCLLYRTNNEQGFAIRTHGDTTRTLVDFDGLTLVAVKNAEWERMHQKRSRKSNPGANLDNQTRDSDTSGGSSG; the protein is encoded by the coding sequence ATGGTAGTGATCGTCCTGGAGAAGGTACCCAAGACCCTGAGGGGTGAGCTTTCGCGCTGGATGCTCGAGGTGAGCACCGGCGTGTTCGTGGGCAGCGTTTCGGCGCTGGTGCGCGACCTGCTCTGGGAAAAGTGCGTCGCCAAAAAAACCGCTGGCCGCTGCTGTCTGCTCTACCGCACCAACAACGAACAGGGCTTTGCTATCCGAACCCATGGCGACACCACCCGCACCCTCGTAGACTTCGACGGTCTGACCCTGGTGGCCGTGAAGAACGCCGAGTGGGAGCGCATGCACCAAAAACGCAGCAGAAAAAGCAACCCAGGGGCGAATCTTGACAATCAGACTCGGGATTCTGACACTTCCGGGGGCTCGAGCGGCTAG